The Setaria viridis chromosome 2, Setaria_viridis_v4.0, whole genome shotgun sequence DNA window TTTTAtcggaaatcctatccatcttccggaagattTTTTTAAGTATCTTCCAATGCTTGAGATTCGTGCAAATATTCACATTTATTGGATCGCCACCATCCAAACCttagcctccctccctccctcccctaccTACGACGCTGCCACCCCGATGCCTCACCACGCCCCCGTTGCCCCGCCGCCCCCTGCTGCCTCGCGTGCTGCTGCGGCCGGCCAACGCGCGTCGCCCCGCGCTGGCCCCCGACCACGGCCCCCCGCACAGGCTCGCTGGCCGCACGGCCTTTcacgcgctgccgccggccgtcggagttggagaagaaggtGTGGCCGACGGcaaaatttttctaaaaaatgttgaaatttttttcaaaaaatgttggaacaaatttaaaaaaaatgttggatcaacTTTTCTTGAAAAAgatgttggttcaactttttttcgTTAACATTCTTTTGAAAACTGTTGAGGCTCAAAAAAGTTGAGGTTCaacatttctaaaaaaaatataggttcAACTTTTTTCGAAAAAACTATTAgtcaatatttttcatccaaTACTTTTCCAATTGACATGTTGAATGGGCCATCATCAGCTGGGCCTTGGTGGCTTTGGAATGGAACGGAACTGGGAAGTTAAACCTTACTAGGTTTTATATAGTTCAATCGCTTGACAATCTTCCGGTAAACATATAGGAGCCCCGGGGCTTTGCCTGGTGCTCGCAAGATCATCATTTATGTGATGGAAAAATTTATAgactgttcgcttcagcttataagctggctgaaaaaccgaaacggctgatttgttgtgagaggaaaatactatttggtggttgataagccggctgaataagctgaagcgaacaggtccttCGTTCATCAATCGCAGTATCATTAGTTCTTGAAATTCATATGTGATGCGACTGTGAGAAAACGTTAAGTTCAAAAATTATTATATTGAGAAATAATGATTTTAATAGTGCCATATGTCACGCCATGAATAATGACGGATATTTAAATTCATGAGACGAGGTCTCATAGAGTTTGTTTTCCTATTCGTTCTGCAAGTCCCGGGAAATTGATGCCAGTATTCCATCAGATCCCCGTTGCATCATAGAACTGGACTCCTGGCGACGGACTGCGACGAATTATGAATACACCAAGTTCTACTATTGCAGTGGGGGCAACCTTGTGCAGGTTCAGGAGGTAAGCTCACTTCAGCTAGGTACGAGGAGTTCCAGATGAAGGAAACAAAGCACAGCAATGATCATCCAAGTGGAAAGTAAGGTTTGGTGCCAGGCATCATACAGATTGTAGCATTTTTTTGCCAGCAGATACAGAGCAAATAGCACTTGGTATGCAGCAAAACCAAATCATTCAGAAGCAGCCGGTATATCCATATAACAAACCCAACCATTACCCATTGTCTCCGGGGCTAGATTGATGCTTGACGATGTATTATTGTCACTGTTTCACCACTCTCACCCCTCATTATTCTCTCCAATCTTCCATCAACTCAAGTTGAGCAATCAAGGTGCGGGGAAAAAAAAGTAAACTCAAAATGGTATATGTGAAATCTAGCAACCGGCGGGGCGGGCGCACACCCTGCGCTGGATGGGGGTCCGGCACGAAGGGCACTCCTTCATCCCTTGCTTCTCATGGAGGTCACTGCATTTGGCACAGACCACCTGGTGGGCACAAGGGAGGAACACCACGGACATCTCCTCACTCAAGCACATGACACACTCCCGGTCACGCTGTATATCATCAAAATCGAGATCTTGGGGTACTGCTATATTGGACAAAATTTGTGCATTGCTGTTCTTTCTCCCTTCAGAAAGATGCAACGCATAGGTTTTATTGTCGGCTCCCCACTTGGGGGCAGCAACCTTTGAAGAGTCCATGGACACCTTCAGCTGCACAATCTGCTGCTCAAGAGCACGGATCTCACTCTTGTATCTTTGTGTATCATTCGCTGCTTTAAGATGCAGCAAATTCTCTTCTGATCTCACTGATGTCTCAATTTGatccctctctttcctctctgAAGTTACAAGGGCAATTGCCTCCATCTTTGCTGCCTCTTCTTGTTTCCACCTTGCCTGCAAGTGTTCAAAATCAGAGAAAAAGATCAAAGATGTGGTGATAATACAAGTTCCGTGGAACAGCGAAGGCCAAAAAGTAAAAAGGAGTGAGGTAGAGGGAATCAAACTGAACTGAACTATGAAGATGTAGCAAGTAGCAACCTTAAAACATTAACAAGACTTCATACAACCAGTATCCACAGGATTaatcatcatttttttttgaccGAACTCTGATTTTCGAAAACATGACAAGTGCAATCAATTGAAAATGAATTCACCATGAAGCTACTGAAAAGTAGGCTGCAAGCGCACACGTTCCATTTTCTTAAAGCTTCTAAAAGGAGCTGATAATATTGGCCAATAACGAACCTTGTACAGGGATAGGATAGAACACCTCGATCCAGATTTACTAGCAGTCTATGCTAAGCAACCTTCTCCACTACAAATGACTACCTTTACTTGCTTATATAAAAAATGCACAAGTTATTTTTCATGTCTTCCTAATTTATATACCAATATCTGAAAGACACAGGGTATAAGAAGGAATGTTTTCATTACATGACATACTCGATaaatggttggagaagctgccAGAGGGTGCTATTGAAGCAAAAACGTCGTTTTGTCAGTTTGAACTATGGAACTTACCATATACCATCTATAAAAATGCAATCATATCTCAACTTCATCTAACGCTGTAAACATTTGGCAAATAGCTAGTATTTAAGTGCAAGAATAATGTAACGCCATATAAAGCTCCAACCTCCTTCCAGAAAATTCTGCATGCAAAAGCTTGCAGCTTACTCATGAAATACTAAGTGTGCAATGATTAGAGCAGTCATAGTTAGAACAGCCAGTTTAGCTACCATTTATTCTGTAAACTTCTCAGCACATCCAATGCCTTCAATGTGAGAACACACAAACAAGGTGTGAAATAAAACCTTAGTAACACAATTGCGACATTTACATGCTAAACAAGCCACAAAAACATCATTATCTATTACAGAGTATACTGGAGCGTTGAGTAAAAAATAAAATCACATCAAACAACAGATAGTGCGATGTTTTCTATATGTTTTACAAGTTTCTCAGCGATACCAAACATCACGTTTATAAAATATGCCATTTCTGTCTAGGAGAAAGAACTGGCAAAACTATTCATGTGCACCCTAATAGAGTCAACTATGATAGCGATGAGGAAATTTCCATGAACCACATGAATAGAAAAATGAACTTATAAGTCACAAGCTTCCATTTAAAACAATGTTACAGAGAGGTAAAAATAAAGAAGTTAGTACCTGCACTTGATCCTTTTGCTCTTTAGCATGCTGAAGTTGTTCTTGAACCCGAGATAACCTGCTTTTCTGTGCTGCAAGATCCTCTTGCAACAGGGCTCTCTCAGATTCCCAACGCTGAGACCTTTTACGACTATTCTCATCCTTTTTTAAAAGCTCCGAAATATTTGTTGCAGACTCTGCTGCATGCCGCTTTGCAGCTTCCATCTGTAACATGAGTTGTGCATTCTCAGCCTCACGTCTACGAGCAGAGGCATCTGCCCTCTCCAGCTGAGCATTTGCTCTAGAAATTGCAGACTCCATCTCTAAAAGCTTCTTCCGATTACTCTCTTCCGAATGGTGCCTCTCTTCTTGTTGGCGGTccgcatcttccttctctttcctaAGCGACTGAAgttcctccttctcctttgcAAGTCGGTGTGCAACTTGCATCACTTTCTGCTGAGCCCAGTCCGTCCAGTCCCGCATATGTGCTTGCAATTCTTTCTGCCTCTGGACAAGAATCAAGACAATTTCATCCTTTTTATCTTGTGGGATCCAGACTTTTTGTTCCTCATCATACGAAAAATTAATTTTGCCACTAGAGTCCACACCCTCGGTATTCGAATCATGATTTGAAGAGGGAGCAAGACCATCACTTGAGGAGGGCAATGACAATGAAAGATCTGTGCTAGCAGCAGGTGCTGGGTTTGAGTTACTAACCACCTTGGCATCGAATGGAGAGGAAAGGGTACCAGTAAAGGAAAGGTCAACTGATACGTCTGATCCCGTTATGCTTGCGGCAAACCCTTTGCCAACTTTTGATGAGCCCTTCAAGTTGCTAGCAGTAGAGTCTGAAAACGACCTGCATTTCCGGTCCAATACTACACCTGAAGAGCTATACTTGCCAGACCTAAGAGATCCTTTAGAACCCAATGCTCGGGAGCTCTTATCAAAGCTCGTCAACTTTTGCCGATGCAAGGAATCCCTCTTAGAGCTCCCCCTCTTGCTAGGAGATGGCTTGTCATTTTTCACAGATTGTGTCGCAGCAGCAACAAATGGTTGGTCCTCTGAATGATCACGAGTAGGAATAGGGTGTTCTTTTGGCTCAATATTTGGGATCACACACTGCATCTTGCCCGATACAGAGGGCTTGCTACTTGTTGGTACTGTTGATGAATCAGCTTTTACAGAACCATAAGAACTGGGTGGCACTGGGGTAAGTTTTCCACGGAAAGTAACACCAGTCTGCGGGTTGGTAATAGAAACCGATAAATCAGGACCTGAGCCAGGTTCATAGTTTCCCATAACTGGTTGAGCAATAACTTGAGCCCCCACCGCTGGGAGGGAAGCAGTACTGTAGTCCATGGCACAGGCATTTGCCACATTCATGTCCGACATAAGCAAGCAAAACATTACATCGCCAGTGGTGTAGAATGGCTGAGCCTCATTTACCACCGCAACCATGCTACCAAGCACAGCCTGCTCAATCTTCCTCATATCTTCAATGGAAGCGCCCTCCCTTGGCAACATGTCACCTTCAGTCTTGAGAACCTCAACTGCAGCCTCTCCAAACCCAGCAAGGCTCTCCCTCCAGTTGTACTGTGCAGCTGCCCGCACAACAGCTGCGCGAGCGGCCGCCTCAGAGTAACCCATTGTGGTGATCAGACTCACGGCATTGTCAAAAGTGGTGTCCAGGCTCTTGAGAAGGATCTCCTCCAGCTGCGTCTCATTTGGGTCACTCCAATTCACATATCGCTGGCACTCCAATAACTCCTCTGCAGTAGGGTGGATATCCTTACAGGTCTCGCACGTGCTTGGGATGAGGTCgaggtccgccgccgctgccatggcAGCCTTCTCCGGCGACATAAACTCGAATCCAACGCAGTCCGCCGTCAGTGGGTACTCCAGCCCGAATGGGCCCAACTCGGCAGATGGCGGCTCGGCGCGGTACTTGCGCTTATTCCGGCTGGCGGCCTTCTCCTGCGCCACcgatggtggcggcgaggtcgcaATAGTAGACATCAAGAAGGCTGCTCTTATTTCCCCAAACCAACAGAAAATCCTTTGGAGAAAGGATACGATGCAGgcgaaaataaacaaaaattcTCCACAGGCGGATTGGACTGACCAGGCTCCTGCGCACCGGATCAAGGAAAAAACctggaaaattcagaaaaagatATTGTGAGAATCGTGAAGTATCGACAAATCCAGAACCAAAGAAAAACTCCTTTGCGCCGACTCGTAGGATCAGATGTTCGCGAGGCCTTGATCCGATCTGGTATCGCCCGAGGGGATAATCGGGCCATGGATCGAGGCACGTACCGGATTGGATCGCAGGAGATCGAGgcggacggcggaggcggctggTGATCGAAGGAGTGGAGAAGTGTATGGCGagatgggggaggagggggaggcggaggagggaggagatgaggGGGAAGGAGATGACTGATGAGAGGGGGGAGAAGGCGTCTGCCTCGCTCTGTAGGCATCGCCGGAGTCACACCAGTTCGGACCCTGGAAGGAACTGGGCTGGGTTCGACAAAATCTGTTTCCATTACGGGCCCAAGTTCACAGCAAAATCTCTCTCTGTTAAGGTCCAACCAAGTTGCCTGCCCAAGCTCTCAGCCCGGTAAAGATACCGGGCCCAGCATTTTCGCTAACAGTACGACGAAATATGAAATATCCCTATGATTAGCCTTTACAGCCATGGTATCGTGTCATATTTCCATACAAAACCTTTTGGAGAACAAACAAAGTTGGCCCTCATCATCGTTAAAGATCACACTAACCAACAGGCAACAGCACACTCTCAAACTATCCATTCCTGGCCATGCCAGCTTATATGTTTACCATTGGCAAGCATGAGCATCACAAATTAAAGTTAAGAGGCAGCACAATCGAGAGCTACTTCATATGTATGCAAGGTTGTCAGAATCGCAAATTCTAAACTTGGATCGGAGGTCTTTAAGTAGAATCAGAATCGGATCTTAAGGTTGAAAACTGTAGAAACATAGATTCTATTGAGTACGAAGAACCGGTATCTCAATAAAGATTGTAACATCGTAATCGTGTCACACAATCGAGATTATGACAACCATCCTCAATGTTTTCCAAGAGAAGAAAAGGCATAATCAAAAGGTAAGCTTATTAAAACATTTTCAagaaattttcaaaaacatATTCTATGGGAATCTTTTAAACTTGGTTTAGAAAGttttttccaaaatttttttaaaaaaaaatgaatgtttTTGCAAAACATCTTTTCTATGGAAACATTTTTTTCCAAATAGCTATCCCAAAATTTCTCTTGAAGAATCTTCTAAAGAAAAGCTCTAGAAAATTTTCTAACCGTCTAGATAATTTCATCggtagaaaaaaatagaaaagtgaGGGGAAATCTTACAGAAATCCGTTGCATCGTTTCTTGTTGGACCGTTGCCAATTCTCGCTCCTGGCTTGATGCCTCGTCAATTTCCAATCCTCGCACCTCGTCAAGTTCCCAGCTTACTATTCCTGTTGCCAATTCGTGCTCCTGGCTTGCTGACGAGTCAAGTTCCAATCCCGGCACCTCATCAAGATCCCAACTTCTTATTGTTCCTCTTTCCAATTCATGCTCCTGGCTTGCTGCCTTGTCAAGTTCCAATCCTGGCACCTCGTCAAGATCCCATCTCGCTATTCTTGATTCACAGAGATCCCAGCTTGCCTTTGCCTCGCTGAGATCCCATCCAATCACCTCGTCAAGATCCCAACTCGCCATTGCCCCTTCAGGTTCTCGGCTTGATCTCTCATCGAGATCCCATCCCATAGCCTTGTCGAGACGCCAGCTTCCCACTGCTACTCTGGACTCTCGGCTTCCTCCCTCATCGAGATCCCCACTTGCCAGTGCCGCTTCCAGCTCTCGGCTTTCTCCCTCGCCAAGATCCCACCTCGCCGCCTCGTCAAGATCCTCGTTTGCCACTGCCTCCTCGAGCtctccgctccctccctccccgagTTTCCATACCACAGCCTCATCGAGATCCCAGCTCGCCCTTGGCACTTTGGTCTCTTGGCATGTCGCCTCGCTAAGATTAAATCCCGGTGCCTCTGCACCAAAAAACTCTTGCCCACCCACGTTCTCTAGCTTCAGCTTGGGATTTGCAGAGCTCGCCTCATCCATTCCGAGATCCCACGGCACCCAATCTGTAGTTGTtgccccccccccacacacacaagCTCGAGATACGTGGGAGAGAAATCTCACAATAGAGACAAGTGAAGGGGTGAAGAAGAGAAGACAACAATATAAGTTTCTCACTGGGCCCCGCCACTATAAATGTACCATCGTCACAACAAATATCATGTAGTCATGTGTAAGAACACAAATCCTAGTGTGCATCCTAGGGAAATAGGgaatttcacaagtcatgggcTGATCGCCACCCATCTGCACCCCAGCCTAGATTCTAGCCCAGCTGCTTAGTGTTGTGTGATGTTGCCACTGCAGAAAGGTAGAGAGGCCCATTGATATATAGGAGGTCCCACATATCAGGTCAGATGAAGAGAAAAGTTCTTATTTGCTATTGGAATTTACATCGCTTCCTTATCAGGCATGCAGTGTATGATAGAAAATTTATGATGTCACATAAATAAAAAATGGTAAACAAGTTAGTAGCAGCAAGTGCTGGAATAAACTGTAATCAAGTTAGTAATGGCAGAGTAGTGTCCGGCAAAATACAGAAAGTAAGAACAACACAAACATCATTTTTTTAGGGGAACCACAAACATCAGATGGACTGCCCTGAGGCTGCATTTGGCAACTAAGGCGCACGGGAATTAGTGGAGGGAGTTGGTGGAGGGAATTCACTTGAGAATATGATTTTTAGTCCCATTCCCTTATTTGTCTTTTGGAGGGAATTAGAAGTGGGAGTTTAAGCGAGACTAGATATCCTTTGTTTGGTGTGAGGGTTTAGAGGTGGGAAATTATATCTTAAGTCATGATAAATAGTGCAGATGCATTCATCTTTCACTTAAAACAAATTCCCACCCCTCCCTCATGGGAAGTGATTGGTAGGAGTTGCCCCTCTAAACTCCCATTCCCCATCCATTAAAACTCCCATGTCCACCAAATAAATAATAGAATTTTAATTCCTTTTCTCTAAACTCACTTTCCCTCCCACCAATTACCTCCAACCAAACGAACCGTGAGAATCGGATCGAGCCCATTTAGTTTGCTGGCCCTTAGCTTGGAAATGGAACAACTTGGGCTAGAAACTGCACTAGAATTAAGGCCCATCTAGTCGCATTCGCTTCCAAGTTTCCGCCGTGTCACTGTCATATGCGGATATGCGGTACCGAAACTTTTTTCTTATTATTTTCTTGTGGAGAAACTTTTTTTTAGCAGATGAGTACCAGTGCAACGAAGTGAGGTGGAATGCAAGCCAACACTTTGAATCGTTTATGCTTCCTAATGTGATTCTTGCGCCCTGGTGAAGAACGGAAGTTATTAGAATTTAGACCTCGCAATATGCACTGCAATTGTCTCGACAAGACACGTACGTACTCCTTCCtgattcataaaaaaaaaaaaacaagctcaAAAAAATCTACAAACATGTGCTGCTTTTTCGAACTTCCCACCTCGCTCATGTTTCTATGCAGCATAGTCGTCCCGAGTAATCAATCGATGTTCCGACTCTCATCCTAGTACACGAACAGGACTGTACATGAAATCAATCATTCTATCGGAATAATGAACCCGGCCTGATGAAGGACCCCTGGTACAAACACAGATTCCGTCCTGTGAGCAAACCGACAAACTCCATCGCCCCGCCCCGGCAGGGATAGCGAGACCAGCGCCAGCCATTAGCCTGACCGCCTGAGTCCGCGCTGAGGCAGACCGCAGCAGACGACGACCTACGCAGAGCGCATGGCCAGAGAGCTAGGCAGGTAGCGTACCCGACTAATGCCTCCCCGTGCAAGGCGCCAACGGTGCCCGACCAACGCCAGAGACAAAGCAAGCCCCATCGCCCAACCCATGTGGAGCGTGATCGATGCGTGGCACGGACCCGAGCGCTCCCGATCGAGCCTTCCTGCAGCAGCTTACCGGCGCCTCCACCGTGCGCGCTTGCGCGGCTGGCTGGCCGGCGCTTCGTtctcgccgcggcggaggcaTGCGCGGCAGGCACGAGCACGGATGGCTAGCCGGCCGGTCGGCACTATAAGCTGTACGTGCGTGACGCAGCGCGTCTACGGAAATTCCCTTTTCCCCAGAGCTAGCATGCATGCGCGCGTGACGCGAACGCGGCGGATGTGCTGGGGATCCCGGCCGGCCGGAGATTCCGATGGGACGCCAAGCCGTGGACGCCGTGGCCGGCCAATAATTTGGGGGAGAAAGGCAGCGCGCTCCGGCCCAGACGCCCAGTACTTGGTTTTGTCCCAGGGCTTTGAACAAAGCATCGGCCGCAGCCGCGCGCATGTGTTGTGTGATTGTGTGCCTTTTGCTGCCCTATGTTATGCATGCAAAGGCTGCAGATCagcggacgacgacggcgcagcAGGAGAAAGCTGGCGGCGGAAAGACGCGGACGCTTCGTCCATGTACAGGCTACAGGTATCCCTGTCGTgtcgcgggcgccgccgccgccgttctcgTCCGTGGGTCGcggtaaaaagtaaaaaaagcTGGAAGGAGCCAGCCAGCCGAGCGTGACTCGTGATTCGTGACATGATGCACGCAGATGGAAGAACGAAGGTCAACAGTTTCAGGGCATGCGGCAGCAGTACAGTCCTAGGTTCCTAGCTAGGACGTAGTGGAGCCCACGACCACGAATACGCCAGCTGGTCGATGCACACGCAGCACGGCAGCAGCTATGGCATGTTCCGACGGCTGGGGAACCCTTTTTATCCATCCATGATCGACCATGCT harbors:
- the LOC117844753 gene encoding putative E3 ubiquitin-protein ligase RF298 gives rise to the protein MSTIATSPPPSVAQEKAASRNKRKYRAEPPSAELGPFGLEYPLTADCVGFEFMSPEKAAMAAAADLDLIPSTCETCKDIHPTAEELLECQRYVNWSDPNETQLEEILLKSLDTTFDNAVSLITTMGYSEAAARAAVVRAAAQYNWRESLAGFGEAAVEVLKTEGDMLPREGASIEDMRKIEQAVLGSMVAVVNEAQPFYTTGDVMFCLLMSDMNVANACAMDYSTASLPAVGAQVIAQPVMGNYEPGSGPDLSVSITNPQTGVTFRGKLTPVPPSSYGSVKADSSTVPTSSKPSVSGKMQCVIPNIEPKEHPIPTRDHSEDQPFVAAATQSVKNDKPSPSKRGSSKRDSLHRQKLTSFDKSSRALGSKGSLRSGKYSSSGVVLDRKCRSFSDSTASNLKGSSKVGKGFAASITGSDVSVDLSFTGTLSSPFDAKVVSNSNPAPAASTDLSLSLPSSSDGLAPSSNHDSNTEGVDSSGKINFSYDEEQKVWIPQDKKDEIVLILVQRQKELQAHMRDWTDWAQQKVMQVAHRLAKEKEELQSLRKEKEDADRQQEERHHSEESNRKKLLEMESAISRANAQLERADASARRREAENAQLMLQMEAAKRHAAESATNISELLKKDENSRKRSQRWESERALLQEDLAAQKSRLSRVQEQLQHAKEQKDQVQARWKQEEAAKMEAIALVTSERKERDQIETSVRSEENLLHLKAANDTQRYKSEIRALEQQIVQLKVSMDSSKVAAPKWGADNKTYALHLSEGRKNSNAQILSNIAVPQDLDFDDIQRDRECVMCLSEEMSVVFLPCAHQVVCAKCSDLHEKQGMKECPSCRTPIQRRVCARPAGC